The segment CGGAAGGGCTTGAGATGGATGATCCTGTAGTATTTACTTTTGTGGAAAAAATAGTCGGAAAAGATCCTCTAGTGATTCAGCGGGTATTGTCCAGTCTGACAAAAGCGGACTGATTCGGCAGAGTGCCCTGAACCGGACCCGGGCTGCAATGGAGGAATATCCCATGGGTATCCGCCATTGCAGTTCTTTTTGCCGCCTTTGGAATCGGCTCCAAAGGTTATTTTTTTGTAACCGGTTCAGAGAGAAACTTTTTCCGCCCGGCTTGCGTCAAAGAGATAGAAATTGAGAATGGTTTCCTATCCGGGAGGGTGAGCTTGTGAAAAAGTTATGGATTTCGATTGTAGCAGGATTATTGGTGTTCCCGATGTTGTTTCAGGCTCCGGCACAGGCAGCAGCAAAACCCATCAGAGTTATTATTGACGGGGTGACCTTGTCCACAGATCAGCCGCCGATAATGGTGAACGGACGGACTATGGTTCCCCTGCGGGCTATCTTTGAAGCCTTCAATGCCGACATCAAGTGGAATCAGAAGACACAGACAGTAACAGCTTCCCAGAACGATACAACGATTGTACTGAAGATTGGCTCCAAGATCGCAACCATCAACAACAAGGCAGTCAGCCTGGATGTGCCGGGCCAGAATCTGAAGGGCCGCACAATGGTGCCTACCCGCTTCGTAAGTGAAGCGCTCGGCCGCGAGGTCGGCTGGAATCCAGCTGCGCAGATTGTCACGATCACCACTCCGGTTCCGGTAGGCGGGAATGCGGCTCCGGTATCGGGAGTAACCGCCCAGGATATCAGCGATTATGGAGACGGCCGGGATCTGCAGATTAGCTTCAACCGTGCGGCTGACGAATCGCTGGTGGATCAATACCGAGTGCTTGTCGCCAAGACCGGTACTTCACTGAATCTGTCGTCTGCACTGGCAGTAGGTTCCTCTAACTATTCCGTTGCTCTGGTAACAGGAGCCAATCCTGTTGTGAAGCTGAACGCTGCCGCCAGAACGATCGACGGTGACCTGATTAAGAATAATCAGGGATATAGCGTATATGTAGTGACAGTCGGCAAAGGCAATAATACCAGTGCCCTCTCCAGTGCAGCTGCCGTTATTACATTGCAGAATAAGGCAGTTCCGGCACTGGGCACCGTCCAGGCAACGGATACCAGTGATTACGGGGATGGCCGGGATCTCTCCGTCAGCTTCAACAAGCTGGCCGATGAGAGTAAGATAAGCTCTTACCGGATCTTCGTAGTCAAAGCGTCCAATTCCACGGTGTTTGACCTGGGCAGAGCCAATGCGGTCTCCAGCAGCAATTACACGCAGATCAACAAGACGGGGAACAACATCAGTATGAACCTCTCCTCCGGCTCCAGAGATACAGATGGAGCGCTGATCAAGACGGGTGTCAGCTACCGGGTATACGTACTGGCGGTTGACAGCAGCAATGCTGCGAATAATGTGCTGTCACCTGCTTCGGCGGCCCTTACACTGGCCAATGCAGGGGTATCCAACCTGAATGTGACCGATGTGAACGATTATAATGACGGGCGGGACTTGAAGGTTACCTTCAACCATGCCTCAGACGAGACCAATATCAGCCAGTACCGCATTCTGGTTGTGCCAACGAACTTTTACAGCAGCTTCAGCTTAAATGATGCGAATAATGTATCCAGTGCGAATTATACGGCGGTAAACACATCAGGAACCTATACCGAGCAGATCCTGAATTCCTCCAGCAGAGATGTGCGCGGTTCCCTGATCAGGAACGGAACCAGCTACAAAGTGTATGTGCTCGCGGCAGGCAACTGGAACAATTCGGGCTCGAATGTGCTTTCCGCTGCTTCTCCGGCGATTACGCTGGTGAATACCTCCGGTCTCAGTGCTATATCGAATCTAAGTGTGAGTGATGTGAACGATTATGGAGACGGCCGTGATCTGAGAGTATCGTTCAATCATGCCGGAGACGAATCCTACATCAGCCATTACCGGATTCTGGTGGTGCCTATGAATTATTACAACAGCTTCAGCTTGTCGGATGCGAATAATGCGGGGAATTATACAACCGCAGGTACATCCGGGGACAGCACCAATCAGGTGCTCGATGCTTCAGCCAAAGACGTACGCGGTGCAGCCATCAAGCCGGGAGTCAGCTACCGGGTATATGTATTGACGGTTAGAAACGGCAGCTACCAGGGAGCTAATGTATTATCGGAGGGATCGGCAGCCATTACCTTATCGGCTAAGCTTCCCGTCACCTCCGTGACGAATGTGACCTACGGCATGGATAACGGCAAACTTGCGGTTAACTTCACCAAGTCTGCCCGTGAGTCGAATATTTCCGAATACCGGGTATTCGTTGTCCCTTCCAAGCAGAGCTTCGGTACTGCAGAAGCCCTTAGCGTGCAATCGTCTTACTACAGATCAGCAGTCCCTAACGGAAGCAATCTCTCGATAGCGGCTGCAGCCAGAGATATTAACGGTAACCCGATAGTAAAAGGAACCAAGTATAAGGTATACGTGCTTGCGGTAGCCAACAGCTCTGGAGTGCAGAACGGCGGACTGTCCGATTCAAGCGAAGAGTTCGAGATCTAAGCGTCCAGCTCTGTATATAAGGCTCCACAACAAAACACAGCATGTCCCGGTTAGGGGATATGCTGTGTTTGCTGTAGAGCGGGCTATCAGGACGCTCCGGCATTCACCAGAACAACGGATAGCAGAAGCATGAACAGAAGCAGGAAGCCGGCGTTGATGATGGTGCCAACGACAGCAAAAACCTTGCGCCTTCTTCGCAGGGTCAGACCGATAATACCGGTAACCGCCCCGATGATATTCACTGCGACCAGGATCAGCATCGTCAGGCCCAGATACATGATCGTTTCTGCCGAACCGGCAATCAGCATTTTATTCTCATTCATTAGAGAAGCTGCTTGGGCTCCTACATACACGAAAGTAATGGCGTAACAGACCAAGGTAATCAGAGCGATTACGAACGAAGCGATACCGGGGCCCGAGTGTTTATAATCGCGTTTGTTCTCCTGGTAAGCATAATCCGGGTTCATGTCTTGTTCCGAAGAGCCCCATCTTGCAGGCTCGGTTGCGGCGGTGTCCGGTTTGGGAGGTGAATGATAGTCCATTTGGCTGCACTCCTTGGGGTGTAATAGGTTATTACTACCACTTCATCATAACAGCGCTCTAAATGCAAGTCCTCAGGACATACAGCTACAGAATGATGCGGCTGGCAAAAGGCGAAGCTGATTGTTAAGATAGGAGAAGTTCAACTCAGGGAAGGAGCTGTATATCCATGCAACGAAGATTGGTAGGCTGGGGAGCCTTGCTGGGTATGCTGTCTGTTGCCATTGGCGCGTTCGGATCGCATATCCTTAAGCCTGTAATCAGTGAGCACTATCTGCAGGTGTACGAGACGGGCGTACAGTATCATATGTTTCATGCGCTGGCCCTGATACTTATCGGGCTTACCGCTGGGCAGTGGGGCGAAAGTGTCCGTCTGCGCTGGGCAGGGCGGCTGATGGTTGCCGGGGTTGTCCTGTTCTCGGGCAGCCTGTACATCCTTAGTATATCCGGTGTCAAGGTTCTCGGAGCAATCACTCCGCTGGGAGGCGTATGCTTCATTGCGGGCTGGATCTGCCTGGCCTTGGAGGCCTTCTCGCGCAAGAAGTGAAGTGAGGCAAGAGCTGCGTATTCGCCAAAATAATCGTAAGAGAAAGAAGCACCCGCCCCCGGAACCCGGAGCGGGTGCTTCTGTGTCTTACAGAAATTCATCGATTTCATTAAGCTTGAACGTGTAGACCTGCTTCTCGTCTACATGGTATACACTCAGCGAATTCTCCGTTTCGTCTAAGTTCAGAATACGGCAGGGCATGGATACCTGTTTGCCATGCCGGTTCGCACGCAGCCGGACGAGCTGGTTATTCTGAATGTACTGTCTGATTTTGCCGAATACATCTGCTGGAGTTTCTGCCGGTGCTGCTGCAGGCTTCTTAGCTGCGGGCTTCTCCGCAGGCTTCGCTGCCTGAGGGTCTGCCGGCTTCTCCGGCAATTTCACTGGCACCGGAGCAGGTGTGAAGCTGTCATTCTTCAGAGCCATTTTTGCGGACTTCAGCAGATGATCAATGGCTCTTCCAAGCTCCAGCCCGGAGTTGATGTTGAAATCAGTGACTTTGTCGCTTGAATTCAACATTTCAAGCAGGAACTGCAGCGCAAGCGGGTTGGTGCGGGCATTAATCAGGATGTCGACATTGAAAAGATAATTGCCGTCGGTGTGTTGTAGTTTCTTATCCATTAATCCCCCAGCTTAATCGTTAGTCACGATTTCTTTAATTTAAATTAGTGTATAAACTATACCACTAAATAAGCGGAAATTATATACCCTCCTGCATAGAAATAAGGACTTCTGACCCTCCGATTTCTCCATGAACTAGGACCATCGTCCACACGCGCTCCGAAATGAAAGCATAACCTACAACGTGAGTGTGAAAAGAAGGAGGTGCTGCAAATGGTAACGTTAGAGCCAATGCAGGTCGGCGGTCATGTCCTGGTGGGAGTTGAGGTGAAGCTGCCCAAAACTACGCTGCTCAGCATAAGTACAGACAAGGGGTATATCATGTGCGGGGCGCTGGATATAGGACTGCTGAACGAGGTGCTGAGCGACCGGCAGATTATTGCGGCAAGGGCTGTCGGGGTGCGCACGCTTCAACAGCTGCTGGCCGCGCCGCTGGAGTCTGTAACTATAGAAGCAGAGAAGCTGGGAATCGTTCCGGGCATGTCCGGTGCAGAGGCCCTGCTGCTAATGATGTAAGGCACATAGCGATGTGTAGTCAGCCAAGGAGCTTCCCGGCCCCTTGGCTGACTTTATTCTGTCTTGAACCGCCTCATTTAGCATAACCGGCGCTTGCTTGGTTCATCCTACGGGTGAAGACACAAGCTTGCAGCCAGCGGGCGGGGAAGAGGGCTTGTCCGGGGTCAGACTTGTTTCGCTCTCCAGGCAAAAGGGTAAATGGAGAATAGACAACTGCAAGGCCGGACAATGGACAAGCAGCCGGCTAAATTCAATGGATAAGGAAGGGATCATCTCATGGCTAAAGCATCAAACAAAGTGAACACCGCTTCATTGGAACAGGTACTGAACCGTCAGGTTGCCAACCTGAACGTATTGTATGTGAAGGTGCATAACTATCACTGGTATGTGAAGGGTGAGCAGTTCTTCGCCTTGCATGTGAAGTTCGAAGAGCTGTACGATGATATTACACTCAAAATGGACGAGGTGGCTGAGCGCCTGCTGAGCATCAAAGGCAGTCCTGCAGCAACTATGAAAGAATATCTGGAGCTGGCTACCATTCAGGAAGCCACAGGCAAAGAAGATGCCCGCGGTATGGTTCAGGCGCTGATTGAAGACTTCGCTACAGTGGCTGAAGAACTGACAGAGGGCATCGAGCTGGCGGAAGAAATCAGCGACCAGCCGACAGCAGACCTTTTCATCAAGATCCGCACGGATCTGGAGAAGAACCAGTGGATGCTGCGCGCTTTCCTGGGCTGATTGCCGGATAAATAGCACAATGAATTGAATATAGGAATAAAGTCTCCCTTCGGGAGGCTTTATTTATTTTTCAAAATATAAGGATTCATGTGCTTCATACACACCCCTTTAAAAAGACAGCGTAGCCGTTTTTACTTGTCGAATTGACTAAGATTTAAGGGAAGCATTGTATTCTCATCAATCATCGTTTGAATGAATTTCAGTGAAGCCTGCAGCTCCGGTTCCGAGAATTCACCCATTTTCTCGATGAATTTCTCCTCCAGGTTCTCGTGCATCCGCGCGTGGAGTTCAAAGAGCTGTCTGCCTTTAGGAGTAAGGCTGAAGTAGATTTCTTTCTTGTTGTCATTCATCCGGCTCCGCTTAATGCAGCCATCCTGGAGAAGCTTGGTGCTGATCTTAGTGATGCTCGCCTTGGACAATTTCATGGCCTCCGCGATGGTGGTGCTGTTGACAGGCTCGTGATGGCCGATGCAGTCGATGACATGAATACTGGTCAAGCTGGTTGAAGTGAGAGTAATCCCGTATTTCCGTGTGAGATCAGTAAATACATCCATTTCGGTTACAAAAGTCTCTTCAACTAAATGGGATAGATGGAGAAAACGGTCATACAGCAGCCGCTTAAGTCCTTCAGAGGAATGCATAGGGGTTAGCATCTCCTTTCTGCAAAGTACCTTTATTCTAACTTAAAATTATTAACGTGTAAACTAACTGTTCAGATAAGTTATTTATAATATATTAAATGATATTAAATTTAATAATACAGATTGACATCGTGTTTCTTTCAAAATATAGTTAACTGGTAAACAATATTAATTATTGATTGCCAAACGATATTTTGGGGGGGATGAAGATGAAGGATGTGTTCACAACGGTTAGAGAACGGCGGACCATTCGGAGATTCAGCGCTGCACCGGTTGAACAAGAACGGATTATTTCGTTGGTGAATGAGGCGGCTGGCTTATACGAAGCCAAAGGAACGCCGCACTGGCGCTGTCTTTACTTTGGCACTCCCGAGTCCCGTGAAGAGCTGGCTGAATCCATGATGGCGAAGGTGAC is part of the Paenibacillus sp. FSL M7-0420 genome and harbors:
- a CDS encoding copper amine oxidase N-terminal domain-containing protein — translated: MKKLWISIVAGLLVFPMLFQAPAQAAAKPIRVIIDGVTLSTDQPPIMVNGRTMVPLRAIFEAFNADIKWNQKTQTVTASQNDTTIVLKIGSKIATINNKAVSLDVPGQNLKGRTMVPTRFVSEALGREVGWNPAAQIVTITTPVPVGGNAAPVSGVTAQDISDYGDGRDLQISFNRAADESLVDQYRVLVAKTGTSLNLSSALAVGSSNYSVALVTGANPVVKLNAAARTIDGDLIKNNQGYSVYVVTVGKGNNTSALSSAAAVITLQNKAVPALGTVQATDTSDYGDGRDLSVSFNKLADESKISSYRIFVVKASNSTVFDLGRANAVSSSNYTQINKTGNNISMNLSSGSRDTDGALIKTGVSYRVYVLAVDSSNAANNVLSPASAALTLANAGVSNLNVTDVNDYNDGRDLKVTFNHASDETNISQYRILVVPTNFYSSFSLNDANNVSSANYTAVNTSGTYTEQILNSSSRDVRGSLIRNGTSYKVYVLAAGNWNNSGSNVLSAASPAITLVNTSGLSAISNLSVSDVNDYGDGRDLRVSFNHAGDESYISHYRILVVPMNYYNSFSLSDANNAGNYTTAGTSGDSTNQVLDASAKDVRGAAIKPGVSYRVYVLTVRNGSYQGANVLSEGSAAITLSAKLPVTSVTNVTYGMDNGKLAVNFTKSARESNISEYRVFVVPSKQSFGTAEALSVQSSYYRSAVPNGSNLSIAAAARDINGNPIVKGTKYKVYVLAVANSSGVQNGGLSDSSEEFEI
- a CDS encoding DUF423 domain-containing protein, whose product is MQRRLVGWGALLGMLSVAIGAFGSHILKPVISEHYLQVYETGVQYHMFHALALILIGLTAGQWGESVRLRWAGRLMVAGVVLFSGSLYILSISGVKVLGAITPLGGVCFIAGWICLALEAFSRKK
- a CDS encoding YunC family protein, encoding MVTLEPMQVGGHVLVGVEVKLPKTTLLSISTDKGYIMCGALDIGLLNEVLSDRQIIAARAVGVRTLQQLLAAPLESVTIEAEKLGIVPGMSGAEALLLMM
- a CDS encoding Dps family protein, producing MAKASNKVNTASLEQVLNRQVANLNVLYVKVHNYHWYVKGEQFFALHVKFEELYDDITLKMDEVAERLLSIKGSPAATMKEYLELATIQEATGKEDARGMVQALIEDFATVAEELTEGIELAEEISDQPTADLFIKIRTDLEKNQWMLRAFLG
- a CDS encoding MarR family transcriptional regulator translates to MHSSEGLKRLLYDRFLHLSHLVEETFVTEMDVFTDLTRKYGITLTSTSLTSIHVIDCIGHHEPVNSTTIAEAMKLSKASITKISTKLLQDGCIKRSRMNDNKKEIYFSLTPKGRQLFELHARMHENLEEKFIEKMGEFSEPELQASLKFIQTMIDENTMLPLNLSQFDK